A region of the Pseudorasbora parva isolate DD20220531a chromosome 18, ASM2467924v1, whole genome shotgun sequence genome:
CATGACCACCTTTGCATCCACTCGCATGGCAGTCATGATTATTTGGGCTTGTAGAAGACactaaagaaaaaataatcatGGGGCCATTgtgtagacacacacacacacacacatattatataatataatatattatgtatatatatatatatatatatatatatatatatatatatatatatatatatatatatatacatacacattatatatatatatatatatatatatatatatatatatatatatatatatatatatatatatatatatatatatatatatatatatatatatatatatatatacatacatacatacacacacacacaccaacaaaatatataacattgttctagtggcttttggatattttaattcgaaaatcttacatattgtgtgtgtgtgtgtgtatatatatataaagtacatttcaaatatttagcTATGTTTAAATAGCacacttattttgatgtgttgaTTAAGATGGTACACATTTGACATGTAAAGTTCTTGATTTTACACACCTGTACTGCGTTATTCAATTTAAAGTTTAATTCAAATATACTTAACTGCAACTTCAATACGTAATTAttacaaatgtgtaattacaaattaatttaaacaaaatacataATAGTTTACTTGTACATAATGCAGTATACATCAATATTTCagacaagtatttaaattataaaGATCAGAGAAGTatgccaaaaaacaaaacaaaaaccagttaaatgaaaatatatttaatataaattagaattatacattttcaaGTGTCCGAGAACATTATGTTCAGCAAGCATTTATTTTTCCCgaaataaatagtatttttttaagtatgGCTATTGCCTAAGTGTTGTAGTAGTAGAAGAATTCAGAGCTAGCTTTGGCTAATGCGCAGTTTCAGTAGGCTATATCAAGCAAAATATTATCCATATGAAACATTAAAAGGTTTGTTGCCCCATATTTTTCACTTACCTGTGCTCTTAATGTATCAGTTGACGGGACTTTAGGAGTGACTTGACTGACAGATGAATACTGTAACTGGGTGGCTAATGGTTCAGTTAGCAATCCACACTGACGTGCCAGTAAAAACTCCTAATAATACAGTTAGACTActtgataaataaatacataagcAGCGAGTCACAAGACAGAACTGAGCCAAtggtcaaaaataaaataatcagtgATTTGTTCACCGTAAAACgaaaaggaaaacaaaacagCTTAACGTTAGCGTTCAACATAACTAAATACAGCAGAGCTTGATAATTTCCGAGCCatgttttccccgtttacatgggAAAAACTACAGTAAACGGTCTGACAGATGTTATATGTACTCGGTGGAAGAGGAACCGTAGTGTGTTTAGCTAGCTGGAATAaactagtgtgtgtgttttttgtttatataGAGGAGGATGTGACTTCACTAGAGACAGTGTGGTTGTGTCTCAAATAGTATGTATGAATCGTGAACCCATCGAGTCGGATCTTTGATTCATTTGACCTATTCATTGAGGGATCAGTGAATCAAATCCAGCCTGACATTTCGGGAAATATGAATATGTAATCACATCTTTTTTTCACACAGTTATCACACAAGCTGGTTATTGATATAGtttaatataaatacttattgtATTTGGGTTAAAAGTAACTTTGTAATTAGTTAAATCGTGACTGTAAGGAATTGAACTTCACATGAAATTTCAGTCAATACTCGTAAACAACACGTTATCTAAAaacataatattattgtatttgtaACTTTATGCCACGCCGTGATGTCAAACACCGCGTTATCTTTAACTCAGTTGCTTGAACTTTAACTGTTCGAAAGAACCGATTCGCGGAAATAGTTCAGACGTGCAATCACCATGAGCACGTGCTTGCAGTTTGGGCGCGTTAAATGTCTGAACCGCTGCTGATTGGTTGCTCGAGTCAGTAATCTCTCAGTGATTGGTTGCTTGTATCCGCCACTCATTTTTGTCTTCATCCAGACTGGCTGCGCTGTGTCGGCACCGCCCAGGATGGGCAAAATGGTGTCTAGGTAGTCAACTCATTTGGAAAATTTTGAACAAACCCAAGTCTTCAGGGGAGGAGAATCTGAGTTCGTGTGAAAATGGCGTCTCCGAAAACAGTGCCTAAAGATGCACAGGTAAATAATGAGTCAGAAACGGTTTTATCATTGTTGTGTGTACcatttattgattttttaaaCAATAGCGAGTAAAGCAGTATGTTTAAAGAGTGACTGGCATTTTATTCATCTTATTCTTTGTGCAACATCCATGCGTTAGCACGCTAACTGTTCTTCTGTAATGCAGTGGTTTGAGTTTCAATTTGGCGCGATTCTGACACGTTGTGTTATAATTTGccattttttttggtgaacgtTAAGTTAAATGCATGTAAGAATAATTTACCAAAGTGAAGTAAAATGTGTGCTACATCGCTGCAAATAACCCGCAACTGAGTCGAATTGATGCTAATATAGTTTGCATAATATTTCCCTTTCACAGTTTTTgctttcatattttattactatttttaaaggTTATGATGCAGATTCTTAAAGACATGGGGGTCACGGAGTACGAGCCTAGAGTGGTCAATCAAATGCTGGAGTTTACGTACAGTAAGTCAGGatttctttaataaaaaaataaaattgacagGTCTGTTTCTTTAATGGAATTTTGCAGCATTTTTATGAACGATTTATCCATGCatgtctttttttcttattcttCTGGTCATaatctttattcaaaataatctGCCCTCCCTCTTGGCACAACATCAATTATCAGATGACATCTTTACTGGCGGGACagcctgtcactcacatgacatcacagcagtgtcaaaccacaaccatccttTTTTCACAGACTGATGACTAAAATTTTcacagacattttttattattatattatcttTGCATCACATTGCAAGTTAAACTAGTTAacctcttaaagggttagttcacccaacaatgaaatttatgtaatttctcactcgtaagacctccgttcatcatcggaacacagtttaagatattaacatattttatattttagtcccagagcatatgcaggctatgcccactttactgtccatgtccagaaagctaaaaacatcatcaaagtagtccgtatgtgacatcagttggttgattagaatctcttgaagcatcaaaaatacattttggtccaaaaatatcaaaaactctgactttattcagcattgtcttctcttctgtgttcatcaaaaaagattcaaacggttcatgaatcagtgaatcgatcaatgattcggacgccaatgtcacatgatttcaaaactgatttccgaactgctgaaatcaggtGACATTgccgatccgaatcattgatcgattcactgattcatgaaccgtttgaatctttttttgaggaacacggaagagaagacaatgctgaataaagtcatagtttttgatatttttggaccaaaatgtattttccatgcttcaagagattctaatcaaccaactgatgtcacatatggactactttgatgatgttttcattagctttctggacatggacagtaaagtgggcatagcctgcatgctctgggactaaaatataaaatatcttaaactgtgttccgatgatgaacggaggtcttacgggtgagtcattaatggcataaatttcatttttgggtgaactaaaaaGGTACAATGTGTAAAatatttggattaaaatatttgaaaaccactagaacagtgttatgttttattcacttgtacttacattatcccaaatgtttccaaccatgtttaaatccagataaataagcagttttaaccaggacacagaACATGTCTATGCGTTGCCTATCAATGGCATCATACCCACGTTAACCTCAATTTCtggatttattttttagaaaacgCTATCGCAACTTCCGCTTCATGCTGACTTTTAAGTGTATTGTTAAATGCTTTCAGAGAACATTTTTACACACTCCAGCAATAACCTTTCTGTACTATTAAATCATCCACTAACATTTTAACATTCCTGATGTTTTTCCACAGGATATGTAACCACTATTATCGAGGATGCAAAAATATATTCCACTCATGCCAAGAAGTCCAGTGTGGATGCTGATGACATAAGGTTAGCGATCCAGTGTCGAGTGGATCAGTCGTTCACGTCTCCTCCGCCACGAGATGTAAGTATCTCTTGATGACTAATTCATAACTCGCATGTGACTTAAGGTAATTAACAGTGCTGTTTGGTCCATGGTTTCAGTTCCTGTTGGATATAGCAAGGCAGAAGAACCAAACCCCTTTGCCACTGATCAAACCATACACAGGTCCACGCCTTCCTCCCGACCGCTACTGTCTCACCGCACCAAACTACAGACTCAAGTCCTTGCAGAAAAAggtattattttaatatgtgaTAATATACAGTTTTGGTCTAAATTTTGGATTTGGTGATCTAGGGATGTTTAAGATTTATTCAACCCTCTATGCACACCTTGGCAAATAGCCATTTTGGCtagtacatttttttgtttactcACCAGACTGTACTCTTAACATTAAGCaattaaagcgatagttcacccaaaaatgaaaattagcccatgatttactcaccctcaagtcatcctagatgtatatgacattcttcttttagtcggataaaagttgagttatattaaaaaagtcctagctaatacatttaaaatggcaGGGATAGtgttctgtttttgaagtccataaaagtcaaataacgtgcttcacacggctccgggaggttaataaatgcctttgaAAGTGAATTGATGctttaaagaaaaatatccatatttaaaacttaaaataaagtttcaGCCGATCGCCATCATAGAGGGTTGTACTCGCATACTACTGTACTACTATATGTACTGTGCAGtgattttcaactttttttgacTCCAAAGCCCAACTTttatcatattaataatattagaaGGCCATAGTTTTGTCTTTTAAAACTTATTTAACTTTAATCTATGGGGTAATCtgtttttgatgtaaaaaataataatgtaattttaAGGTTTCCTGATATTTTAGGAGCTGAATGTTCTTTAGGGATCCCACTCTTTTTACCAAAGCAATTAACAAAAGTAGTCACAATTTTCAGGAGAAGTTTGTGGGCAAAGAAGGTCCATGGCATTAGTATAAAGCACTGTTCACACAAAGTCACTTTTCAAATCAAGCAACTTTCAGTTGTTGGCCAACAAAGCAAATTCCTGTGACCAAGATGAACTTGTTGCAAAATATGTGGAGAATTTTTTTGCCCTAACACGAAATTCTCAGTCACATGCTGTTCTATTGAAATTAATGGTTTTTCCCAATGAAAATTCACAGACAAAATCGCTGTGACCAcaccatataaaaaaaaagaaagaaaaaaaggattaatccatattttaatttattcagtAAAGACTAAAGTTTTTGATAACTGTATTCAagttctgtatatttcctaactgcTAGCACTGTTTACAAGGTTGCATGAGTCAAAAACATGGAAAATAACTTTTTGCGCATTCTGACAGGGCAAGCAAAAGAAATGGTCTGACTGGACCAATAGGGGAAAAAAGCCCTCATTATATTGAAGGGCAGATGTGGAtgtgacatttattataatgggtttatgtCAAATTGTCATTGTTAAAATTTAACTTTAATTAAAGGTTATTTTATTAAAGCATAATGAATGTTTAAAAGATTTTGATTATACTGTAAAGCTGAATGACTATGATTATTATCTTTTTATTGAAGACGGACATTATCAGGGATACTTCTTTCATAAAAAGATACCATTAAGCAAATATCTAAAATATAGGATACCCTCTTTgctgtttctacattaattgtGTGATTTAATtggttaattaatttaattgattgacagcgtgtttgtgtgtaaatatgTATTAGTTAAGACAAAAGCCTAAGGCAACAAGGGGCGATGGTGTCAAGGAACCCGAACTCCATCAGGCGAAATAATGGAggaaaaaaaccttgggagaaaccaggctcagtcgggtaCCAGTTCTTCTCTGGTCAAACGACACACAGTGTTTGATTATGATTCAGGCAAAATTACAaatcagaagtcatattagatttGAACAGTCAGAATTAGGGATATCACGgtaccaaaattccagtagtCGGTACCAGTACCATAACATTTTATGCCACTCTGTACCAATTTCGGTACCacagctaaatgttttttttttaatgtattaagtttattatttatgatgataaacattataaataaataatacaaatatttaaatgctgtatttttttctaaagtaaatataaaaatacttttgttaaaaaaagatcaaatgaaaaataatcAACTATCTAGGCATAAGTATCATTATTACTAGAAGAATAAAATTATTACATAGATGTGGCTAAATCTAGAGGATACAACAGTAgccctaatatattctgtcaatacattttttttttaaatcacacttTTATTTTGAGGGGTTGCTGTGAgttttgagtgtctgtgttcatcaTATGACCGTTTTTCAGTAAATTCTCATGAAGGGACAGTTTATGCGTTTTTGTCCTTATGCGCACGGCAGAGACAACAAagacagcgtgtgtgtgtgtgtgtgtgtgggcgcaCATCTGCGCCCTACTTCATTCATAGAAATGCACATCACAGAGAAACAGAACATGCAGGAgtattatttaaatagtattgtgcagtttaatattcacatactctagtatatattcggctacagtctaGAGCCCTACACTTCTAAACACGGcagcgactgaacgcagctgcgggtACTGTGGGAATTGGTACTACCGGTACtacagaaatgctggtatcatcactttatttttttttatttttttatttttttattttttttgcaccgACTTGGTACCGGAGTACTGGTACTTGTGACATTCCTAGTCAGAATATTTGTCCAGTTCCATCCGGTTGAAGATTGGAGTCATCACGCAAGAGACAGGCTTGTTTATGTTGATGAGGCCATCACAGACTGTGGGAAAACTTGGTTctttaaatgtaacaaatggctgtaaataaaaatgtagtctaATATGGTTCTGATTTGAATGTTTAGGTGTCTTCGTCCGCGGGCAGGATAACAGTGCCACGGTTGAGTGTGGGGGCAGTGTCCAGCAGGCCGAGCACTCCAACTCTTGGTCAGTTAATACTTTTTGTATAAACCAAAAGATTTCTCAGGACACTTTGTATGCTCATGATTTCCAGTATGCATTCATTAAGCTAACTTTTTCCAAAAGAGCTTTTGGTAGTATCCCTTTGTTCTCATTGATAAATGAGCTAAGTCTAAAA
Encoded here:
- the taf9 gene encoding transcription initiation factor TFIID subunit 9, whose product is MASPKTVPKDAQVMMQILKDMGVTEYEPRVVNQMLEFTYRYVTTIIEDAKIYSTHAKKSSVDADDIRLAIQCRVDQSFTSPPPRDFLLDIARQKNQTPLPLIKPYTGPRLPPDRYCLTAPNYRLKSLQKKVSSSAGRITVPRLSVGAVSSRPSTPTLGTPSVQTVGTKVGTPVSLTGQRFTVQIPNSQAASVKSATPTTPTVQNVLINPSLIGSKNILITTNMVSQNSSSESTSLKRKHEDEDDYDAL